A window of the Gammaproteobacteria bacterium genome harbors these coding sequences:
- a CDS encoding phosphoribulokinase: MSKKHPIVAVTGSSGAGTSTVKNAFEHIFLREGINPVVIEGDSFHRYTRIEMGEAIKRAEREGRSLSHFGAEANLFDRLEDLFRNYGKNGTGKRRLYLHSEEEGAVYEGLKPGDFTPWEDIRPNTDLLFYEGLHGGVKTDKIDIAGHVDVLVGVVPIVNLEWIQKIHRDNLVRGYATEAVVDTIMRRMRDYVQYITPQFSFADINFQRVPTVDTSNPFVAREIPTADESFVIIRFREPRKFGVDFPYLLGMLKDSFMSRRNTIAVPGGKMGFAMEIILTPIINELLAHRGN; the protein is encoded by the coding sequence ATGTCCAAAAAACATCCTATCGTTGCGGTTACGGGTTCTTCCGGCGCCGGCACTTCTACCGTGAAGAATGCGTTCGAGCACATTTTCCTGCGCGAGGGCATCAATCCCGTAGTAATCGAAGGCGACAGCTTTCATCGCTACACTCGGATCGAAATGGGAGAGGCAATCAAACGGGCCGAGAGAGAGGGACGCAGTCTCAGCCACTTCGGCGCCGAAGCGAATCTATTTGACCGGCTCGAGGACCTGTTCAGAAACTACGGCAAGAATGGCACGGGCAAACGACGGCTCTACCTGCATTCGGAAGAGGAGGGCGCAGTTTACGAGGGATTGAAACCGGGTGATTTTACGCCGTGGGAGGATATCCGCCCGAATACCGATTTATTGTTTTACGAAGGACTGCACGGCGGCGTAAAAACGGACAAGATCGACATCGCCGGCCACGTGGACGTGCTCGTGGGTGTGGTGCCGATTGTCAATCTGGAATGGATACAGAAAATTCACCGCGACAACTTGGTGCGTGGCTATGCGACCGAAGCGGTGGTGGACACGATCATGCGGCGCATGCGCGACTACGTGCAATACATCACGCCGCAATTCTCGTTTGCCGACATCAACTTTCAGCGAGTACCCACGGTCGACACGTCCAATCCCTTCGTGGCGCGCGAAATTCCTACCGCCGATGAGAGCTTCGTCATTATCCGGTTTCGCGAGCCCCGAAAATTCGGCGTGGATTTTCCGTATCTGCTGGGAATGCTGAAAGATTCGTTTATGTCACGACGCAACACCATCGCGGTGCCGGGGGGCAAAATGGGATTTGCCATGGAAATTATACTCACGCCGATCATCAATGAATTGCTGGCCCATCGTGGCAACTGA
- a CDS encoding cytochrome B5, producing the protein MPQLVAGASAVTSADYGLILNRTELARYDGHIEELPVLIAYKGRVYDVTGRKPWNGDKTWRRYAGRDCTAKVRAHPRHDSLLDTVPCVGMLED; encoded by the coding sequence ATGCCACAATTGGTTGCGGGTGCATCCGCGGTTACGTCTGCCGACTACGGCCTCATTCTGAATCGAACCGAGCTGGCCCGCTACGATGGGCATATCGAAGAGTTACCTGTGCTGATCGCCTACAAAGGGCGAGTATATGACGTTACGGGTCGCAAGCCCTGGAATGGCGACAAGACGTGGCGACGGTACGCGGGACGCGATTGCACTGCAAAAGTGCGTGCGCATCCTCGCCACGATTCGTTACTGGATACGGTACCCTGTGTCGGGATGCTCGAAGACTGA